TAGGCTTGACTTCCAGTTCCTTCAGCCAGTCCTCCATggagcccccacccctgggctctTGGGAGCCTTCTTATACTCTTACCATgattcctctcccctctcctacTGTTTAACATTCACTTCTCAATGCTGTTTTTCAACTGGATGTCATTTCTGCATATGTTTAGCTGTTGTGCTTAccttgcttctcctcctcccttccttgtcATCTGGAATACTCTTCCATGTTTTGCTTTCCCAGACTATTTGGTAAAGGTATTGGCAGTCAAGCAAAAGCTTCACCACCCAAGATCTTGGCTCCCCCCCCCATCCTTTGATGCTTTCTGCATTTCCAAGTATGGAATAGAGtacattgttttgtgttttattttgtgtcaGGAGGTGAGCTCCAGATTAAAACGAACAAGTTCATCTTAAAACATGAACCTTTGGAAGAAGCAGAAACCTTAGCTGGGCCATCAGAATGTTGGAGGACGAGTGTTTCTGAGGGAATGGGGCTCAGAGAATCTTTCGAAAAGAAGAGCAGGCTAAAGGAACAATGTGGAAACCCCGTACAAGTAagagtgaagaaagaagagaCCAATGTCAGTCATaggacagaaaaagaattagaagaatcAGGAAGAAGTACTAGTCATAATCTAAAACATGCCACATATTTGAGAGTCCCCAGAAGAAAGCGATCCCTTAAACATGGCTGTGGCAGACACTTCAGAGGGAGTTCATACCACTATGACTACAAGGAATATGGGAAAGGGCTCAGGCGCATAGTTGGCGGATTTAGCCTACATCAGAGAATTCATGCTGGACTAAAAGCAAATGCGAAGGATGCACGTGGGAAAGACTTCAGCCTTAGCTCACATCACCAACGGCAGAATCTTCACATGGGGACATCATATAAGTGCGGTGACTGTGGGAGGACCTTCAGTCATAGCTCTCATCTTGCATGTCATCAGAGACTTCACACTCAAGAGAAACCATTTAAATGCAGGGTGTGTGGGAAAGCTTTCAGGTGGAGCTCAAACTGTGTGCGACATGAAAAGATTCACACTGGAGTGAAACCTTATAAATGTAGTTTATGTGACAAGGCTTTCCGACGCATGTCTGCCTACCGTCTACACCAGGAAACTCATGCTAAGCAGAAATTTCTTGAGTCTAATCAGCATGAGGAAGCTCTCACCTATAGCTCAGGATTTGATCATCATTTGAGAGACCAAAGTGGGGAGAAACCCTTTGACTGCAGCCAGTGTAGAAAATCCTTCCACTGTAAATCATATGTTGTTGAACATCAAAGGGTCCACACTCAGgagaaaccttataaatgtaCCAAATGTAGGAAAACCTTTAGGTGGAGATCAAACTTTACTCGTCATATGAGAATGCACCAGGAAGAAAAGTTCTACGATCAAGACACATGTAGAGAGGACTTTAGACAGACCTCCAGCTGCAGTCAGTCCCAGAGTGCCCCTGTTACAGAGAAAGCTTTTCCTTGTCAGCAGTGTGGGAAAACTTTTACTCGAAAGAAATCCCTCATTgatcatcagagaattcacacaggcGAGAAGCCGTACAGATGTAGTGAGTGTGAAAAACAGTTTACCCATCGGTCGGCCTTTATTGCTCATAAGAAGCAGCATGCCATTCAGAGAAAACCTGAGGATGGGCCATCGTTTAATCAGGACAGAGTTCTCCAAGTCCCTCAGAGCAGTCAAACCACAGAGGAAGCCTACAAATGTAGCCAGTGTGGCAAAGCCTTCCGTAATCACTCATTCCTCCTCatccatcagagaattcacaccaGAGAGAAGCCTTATAAGTGCAGagaatgtgggaaagctttcagATGGAGTTCTAACCTCTCCCGTCATCAGAGGATTCACTCTTTGGAAAAACAGTATGAGTACCGTGAAAGTGGAAACACGCCAAATCTGCAGTCACAAATGCTCGCTGGTGAGAAACCTTTTTGGTGCCAAGAATGTGGGAAAACTTTTACACGTAAAAGAAGTCTTTTAGATCATAAGGGAATACACAGTGGAGAGAAGCGCTATAAATGTAATCTGTGTGGGAAATCTTATGATAGAAAACATCGCCTTGTTAATCATCAGAGAATCCACAGTAAAGAGAGACCTTTTAAATGTCAGTGGTGTGGGAAAGATTTCATTGGAAGACATACCCTCTGCATTCATCAGAGGAAACACACCAGAGTGGCACAGTCTGAATGCAGCCTGGCTGGGTTGTCTTCCTGCCAGGACACAGGGGTGAGTTTACAGGAATTAAAACCAAGTGGGGAGAAGCCCCTTGAAGATTCTGCGGAAGCTTGTGACCAGAGCTCCAGGATCACCGGACTCCAGAACATACCCATTGGGAAGAAGTGCCACAAGTGTAGCACCTGTGGGAAAACTTTTAACAAAAGCTCACAGCTCATTAGCCACAAGAGATTTCATACTCGAGAGAGGCCCTTCAAATGCAGAGAGTGTGGGAAGACCTTCAGGTGGTCTTCAAATTTGGCTCGGCATATGAAAAACCATATTAGAGATTAGCTTGGGGTCTgacagtggggggagaggggtttCTAGCGGCGGCCCTGCTTAGAGAACCCTTAATTATGGGCAGTATGGGAAAAACCTTCACAAAGGGTCCAGCCCTTTCTATTTTCAAATCTGGTGGCAGAGAATGCTGAGGATTCAAAAACTCAGGGCATCTCCTTTCTTACCTGCTGGGGAGCGTGATGCTAGGGAAGAACAGTAACCTGTTCTTTGGGGCCTTTCTGGAAGCTTGGGCCTTTGCACAGTGGCCTGGAGCCCCCAGCCAGGTAATAAGTGTAAAAGCAGATACCATTGCCCTTTGTGGTTTGACAAAAGATCTATGATGTAATGGGCTGTGGCTTCTGCAAGGGGCCGGTTGAATCCTGTGGTAGTGCATACTCTGTTTGATCGTATAAgtagcagcagcagaagcaggaacTCCCAGTCTCCCCCAGATGCCTCCTGGGAGTTCTGGCTGCAGCTTTGGCCTTCATATCTTGCTTTGGATATCTGCCACGGGCATAGAGTTGTCTCAGCAGCCCATGGAAAAGAGCAGGGTTGGACTCAGTCACCTGGAGAATGGGGCTCTGCCAGTGCCCCGTCGCTGTCTCCACCCCACAGTCTGCATGGGCAACAGCGAGCCATCTGTTCAACAGAAATGTGCTGAGCACCTCCCATATCCCAGACCCTGTTGTGTGTGCTAGAGACCCAGCAGTGACCAGAACAGACAAAAGATCTGCCGTCTTGGATCTTTACAGACAATTAACAAATGAGTTACATAGTACTTCAGATGGTGATATGTGTTGTGGACAAAATGAATCAGATAAGAGTGAAAGGCAGTGCTGGATTAGGAGGTGGGTTGCAATTTTAAGGAGGCTGGTTAGGGAGGACTTCAACTGAGAGGGAGAAACTTGAGCAAAGTCCTGAAAGAGGTTAGGGCATGGACCCTGTGGGTTTCTAGATCCAGGC
This genomic window from Ailuropoda melanoleuca isolate Jingjing unplaced genomic scaffold, ASM200744v2 unplaced-scaffold9057, whole genome shotgun sequence contains:
- the ZNF445 gene encoding zinc finger protein 445 isoform X1; translated protein: MASGRWYAVHPVQAQASRERGRLQMVKKEEEDEGYTSVQAARPQTLNRSGQELFRQLFRQLRYHESSGPLETFSRLRELCRWWLRPDILSKAQILELLVLEQFLSILPGELRTWVQLHHPESGGEAVALLEELQRDFDGTPWRDPTLAQSPDVRWMGTGALRASQIWPPASPLRSSSTLGDHLEPPYEIGVCDFLAGQSEPPVAEVPALSQREVCPGDTLTSQPQEAVTFKDVEVTFSQDEWGWLDPAQRNLYRDVMLENYRNVVSLVGPFTKPVLISWLEAREPWGLNAQGAQPKGNLGVAPAGGELQIKTNKFILKHEPLEEAETLAGPSECWRTSVSEGMGLRESFEKKSRLKEQCGNPVQVRVKKEETNVSHRTEKELEESGRSTSHNLKHATYLRVPRRKRSLKHGCGRHFRGSSYHYDYKEYGKGLRRIVGGFSLHQRIHAGLKANAKDARGKDFSLSSHHQRQNLHMGTSYKCGDCGRTFSHSSHLACHQRLHTQEKPFKCRVCGKAFRWSSNCVRHEKIHTGVKPYKCSLCDKAFRRMSAYRLHQETHAKQKFLESNQHEEALTYSSGFDHHLRDQSGEKPFDCSQCRKSFHCKSYVVEHQRVHTQEKPYKCTKCRKTFRWRSNFTRHMRMHQEEKFYDQDTCREDFRQTSSCSQSQSAPVTEKAFPCQQCGKTFTRKKSLIDHQRIHTGEKPYRCSECEKQFTHRSAFIAHKKQHAIQRKPEDGPSFNQDRVLQVPQSSQTTEEAYKCSQCGKAFRNHSFLLIHQRIHTREKPYKCRECGKAFRWSSNLSRHQRIHSLEKQYEYRESGNTPNLQSQMLAGEKPFWCQECGKTFTRKRSLLDHKGIHSGEKRYKCNLCGKSYDRKHRLVNHQRIHSKERPFKCQWCGKDFIGRHTLCIHQRKHTRVAQSECSLAGLSSCQDTGVSLQELKPSGEKPLEDSAEACDQSSRITGLQNIPIGKKCHKCSTCGKTFNKSSQLISHKRFHTRERPFKCRECGKTFRWSSNLARHMKNHIRD
- the ZNF445 gene encoding zinc finger protein 445 isoform X3, with amino-acid sequence MVKKEEEDEGYTSVQAARPQTLNRSGQELFRQLFRQLRYHESSGPLETFSRLRELCRWWLRPDILSKAQILELLVLEQFLSILPGELRTWVQLHHPESGGEAVALLEELQRDFDGTPWRDPTLAQSPDVRWMGTGALRASQIWPPASPLRSSSTLGDHLEPPYEIGVCDFLAGQSEPPVAEVPALSQREVCPGDTLTSQPQEAVTFKDVEVTFSQDEWGWLDPAQRNLYRDVMLENYRNVVSLVGPFTKPVLISWLEAREPWGLNAQGAQPKGNLGVAPAGGELQIKTNKFILKHEPLEEAETLAGPSECWRTSVSEGMGLRESFEKKSRLKEQCGNPVQVRVKKEETNVSHRTEKELEESGRSTSHNLKHATYLRVPRRKRSLKHGCGRHFRGSSYHYDYKEYGKGLRRIVGGFSLHQRIHAGLKANAKDARGKDFSLSSHHQRQNLHMGTSYKCGDCGRTFSHSSHLACHQRLHTQEKPFKCRVCGKAFRWSSNCVRHEKIHTGVKPYKCSLCDKAFRRMSAYRLHQETHAKQKFLESNQHEEALTYSSGFDHHLRDQSGEKPFDCSQCRKSFHCKSYVVEHQRVHTQEKPYKCTKCRKTFRWRSNFTRHMRMHQEEKFYDQDTCREDFRQTSSCSQSQSAPVTEKAFPCQQCGKTFTRKKSLIDHQRIHTGEKPYRCSECEKQFTHRSAFIAHKKQHAIQRKPEDGPSFNQDRVLQVPQSSQTTEEAYKCSQCGKAFRNHSFLLIHQRIHTREKPYKCRECGKAFRWSSNLSRHQRIHSLEKQYEYRESGNTPNLQSQMLAGEKPFWCQECGKTFTRKRSLLDHKGIHSGEKRYKCNLCGKSYDRKHRLVNHQRIHSKERPFKCQWCGKDFIGRHTLCIHQRKHTRVAQSECSLAGLSSCQDTGVSLQELKPSGEKPLEDSAEACDQSSRITGLQNIPIGKKCHKCSTCGKTFNKSSQLISHKRFHTRERPFKCRECGKTFRWSSNLARHMKNHIRD
- the ZNF445 gene encoding zinc finger protein 445 isoform X2, producing the protein MASGEVQAQASRERGRLQMVKKEEEDEGYTSVQAARPQTLNRSGQELFRQLFRQLRYHESSGPLETFSRLRELCRWWLRPDILSKAQILELLVLEQFLSILPGELRTWVQLHHPESGGEAVALLEELQRDFDGTPWRDPTLAQSPDVRWMGTGALRASQIWPPASPLRSSSTLGDHLEPPYEIGVCDFLAGQSEPPVAEVPALSQREVCPGDTLTSQPQEAVTFKDVEVTFSQDEWGWLDPAQRNLYRDVMLENYRNVVSLVGPFTKPVLISWLEAREPWGLNAQGAQPKGNLGVAPAGGELQIKTNKFILKHEPLEEAETLAGPSECWRTSVSEGMGLRESFEKKSRLKEQCGNPVQVRVKKEETNVSHRTEKELEESGRSTSHNLKHATYLRVPRRKRSLKHGCGRHFRGSSYHYDYKEYGKGLRRIVGGFSLHQRIHAGLKANAKDARGKDFSLSSHHQRQNLHMGTSYKCGDCGRTFSHSSHLACHQRLHTQEKPFKCRVCGKAFRWSSNCVRHEKIHTGVKPYKCSLCDKAFRRMSAYRLHQETHAKQKFLESNQHEEALTYSSGFDHHLRDQSGEKPFDCSQCRKSFHCKSYVVEHQRVHTQEKPYKCTKCRKTFRWRSNFTRHMRMHQEEKFYDQDTCREDFRQTSSCSQSQSAPVTEKAFPCQQCGKTFTRKKSLIDHQRIHTGEKPYRCSECEKQFTHRSAFIAHKKQHAIQRKPEDGPSFNQDRVLQVPQSSQTTEEAYKCSQCGKAFRNHSFLLIHQRIHTREKPYKCRECGKAFRWSSNLSRHQRIHSLEKQYEYRESGNTPNLQSQMLAGEKPFWCQECGKTFTRKRSLLDHKGIHSGEKRYKCNLCGKSYDRKHRLVNHQRIHSKERPFKCQWCGKDFIGRHTLCIHQRKHTRVAQSECSLAGLSSCQDTGVSLQELKPSGEKPLEDSAEACDQSSRITGLQNIPIGKKCHKCSTCGKTFNKSSQLISHKRFHTRERPFKCRECGKTFRWSSNLARHMKNHIRD
- the ZNF445 gene encoding zinc finger protein 445 isoform X4, which gives rise to MEEPPVAEVPALSQREVCPGDTLTSQPQEAVTFKDVEVTFSQDEWGWLDPAQRNLYRDVMLENYRNVVSLVGPFTKPVLISWLEAREPWGLNAQGAQPKGNLGVAPAGGELQIKTNKFILKHEPLEEAETLAGPSECWRTSVSEGMGLRESFEKKSRLKEQCGNPVQVRVKKEETNVSHRTEKELEESGRSTSHNLKHATYLRVPRRKRSLKHGCGRHFRGSSYHYDYKEYGKGLRRIVGGFSLHQRIHAGLKANAKDARGKDFSLSSHHQRQNLHMGTSYKCGDCGRTFSHSSHLACHQRLHTQEKPFKCRVCGKAFRWSSNCVRHEKIHTGVKPYKCSLCDKAFRRMSAYRLHQETHAKQKFLESNQHEEALTYSSGFDHHLRDQSGEKPFDCSQCRKSFHCKSYVVEHQRVHTQEKPYKCTKCRKTFRWRSNFTRHMRMHQEEKFYDQDTCREDFRQTSSCSQSQSAPVTEKAFPCQQCGKTFTRKKSLIDHQRIHTGEKPYRCSECEKQFTHRSAFIAHKKQHAIQRKPEDGPSFNQDRVLQVPQSSQTTEEAYKCSQCGKAFRNHSFLLIHQRIHTREKPYKCRECGKAFRWSSNLSRHQRIHSLEKQYEYRESGNTPNLQSQMLAGEKPFWCQECGKTFTRKRSLLDHKGIHSGEKRYKCNLCGKSYDRKHRLVNHQRIHSKERPFKCQWCGKDFIGRHTLCIHQRKHTRVAQSECSLAGLSSCQDTGVSLQELKPSGEKPLEDSAEACDQSSRITGLQNIPIGKKCHKCSTCGKTFNKSSQLISHKRFHTRERPFKCRECGKTFRWSSNLARHMKNHIRD